Proteins encoded together in one Quercus lobata isolate SW786 chromosome 3, ValleyOak3.0 Primary Assembly, whole genome shotgun sequence window:
- the LOC115979020 gene encoding ankyrin repeat-containing protein At5g02620-like isoform X2, translating into MDVGLFNAAISGNDSFFEEIGDLEQVTRRGNSVLHVAAKSGKVQIMKKVLDSQPSLLYTGNCKGNTALHIAASLGHFDMTKHLISCAKDQEAAVKNLLLRKINLEKNTALHEAIRNDHYDIVELLIEEDPELASFTNNALESPLFFAVDRRFYKIALHIMETVPRCPYRGRNGMNAFHAAVIRAQNRFPTIDLTLEDHMLLPVCKDALLWLIKKICWIILESRKLCKLDVTGTDFLHKMLDKFPTAILQEADDYGWIPLHYAAYLGNVKVVELFLKKDSSLAYIKDKEGMYALHISARKGHVGVMRTLIRNCPETCELLDNKGRTALHLAVETGNKNAVEILLKELAFQDLINEQDKEGNTPLHLAAINGRYTILLMLADDRRVDKWAMNEEGMNTADIIQLDNRLLSSEKSLGPGSS; encoded by the exons ATGGATGTTGGACTGTTCAATGCCGCGATTTCTGGGAATGATAGTTTCTTTGAAGAAATTGGGGATCTCGAGCAGGTGACAAGGAGGGGGAACTCTGTCCTTCATGTGGCAGCAAAATCTGGAAAGGTGCAGATCATGAAAAAAGTTCTTGATTCGCAGCCATCACTTTTGTATACGGGAAATTGCAAAGGCAATACTGCACTGCATATTGCAGCGAGCTTAGGACACTTTGACATGACAAAGCATCTAATAAGTTGTGCAAAAGACCAAGAAGCTGCAGTGAAAAACTTACTACTGAGAAAGATAAATCTGGAGAAGAACACAGCACTGCATGAGGCTATAAGAAATGATCATTATGACATTGTGGAGTTACTAATCGAGGAAGACCCAGAGTTAGCTTCGTTTACAAATAATGCTTTGGAATCCCCTCTCTTTTTTGCAGTGGATCGACGATTTTACAAAATTGCTCTTCACATTATGGAAACCGTTCCAAGATGCCCCTATAGAGGAAGGAACGGCATGAATGCCTTTCATGCAGCTGTCATTCGAGCACAAAATA GATTCCCAACTATTGATTTAACCCTCGAAGACCATATGCTTCTACCCGTTTGCAAGGATGCTCTTTTATGGCTGATTAAAAAAATCTGTTGGATAATTCTTGAATCCCGCAAATTATGCAAACTCGATGTCACCGGAACAG ATTTTTTGCACAAGATGTTGGACAAATTTCCAACGGCAATTCTGCAGGAAGCCGATGACTATGGCTGGATTCCTCTTCATTATGCTGCATATTTAGGCAATGTAAAAGTTGTAgaactatttttgaaaaaagatagTTCCCTTGCTTACATAAAGGACAAAGAGGGCATGTATGCTCTTCACATTTCAGCTAGGAAAGGACATGTGGGTGTAATGAGAACACTCATTAGAAATTGTCCAGAAACCTGTGAACTGTTGGACAATAAAGGTAGGACAGCTCTTCATCTTGCCGTGGAAACTGGGAACAAAAATGCAGTGGAAATATTGCTCAAAGAATTAGCTTTTCAGGATCTCATAAATGAGCAAGATAAAGAAGGAAACACGCCTTTACATCTAGCTGCAATCAATGGGCGTTATACAATACTGTTGATGCTAGCAGATGACAGGAGAGTCGACAAGTGGGCTATGAACGAGGAGGGGATGAACACTGCTGACATTATTCAGTTAGATAATCGGCTTTTAAGCTCTGAAAAG AGTTTGGGACCCGGGTCGTCTTGA